A DNA window from Phycisphaera mikurensis NBRC 102666 contains the following coding sequences:
- a CDS encoding VirB3 family type IV secretion system protein, whose product MSLVTPVLLMGVPRPVGILILMVSLIITMSLGLWYLGIPLGLGCWALATWLTRLDPQWFEIGQVHLRLPKVFHTR is encoded by the coding sequence GTGAGCCTCGTCACGCCGGTGTTGCTGATGGGTGTCCCGCGGCCGGTGGGGATCCTCATCCTGATGGTCTCACTGATCATCACGATGTCGCTGGGGCTCTGGTACCTCGGAATCCCGCTGGGGCTGGGATGTTGGGCATTGGCGACGTGGCTCACCCGGCTCGACCCGCAGTGGTTTGAGATCGGCCAGGTGCACCTGCGGCTGCCGAAGGTCTTCCACACGCGGTGA